A portion of the Tachypleus tridentatus isolate NWPU-2018 unplaced genomic scaffold, ASM421037v1 Hic_cluster_1, whole genome shotgun sequence genome contains these proteins:
- the LOC143241928 gene encoding sister chromatid cohesion protein DCC1-like isoform X2 — protein sequence MEVTPDMLNQIVEGERVIIRGDKSDPAVLCTDTQTYEIKEAGTSDSLLLFPSLVWPNKAEASDTGDRITVASQEVAGIFHNYFELRLCKPRLQKLRYLLEENLYTGKEYEADNVGVKYTFQDLLNTIQASPKELETALQEMQACCIDGYWRMLGFDYQFSVFNHIVNLVDSNSWPSGGIPLQPVLNTLEDLFPRKIVEECFHWYTHPVGQTTPEGYDLYRWNEDKICAFLGEVILRPTGKFNLEEFLYVWQSTVPEGMKTNLKQLEGIALTDRSSKPQTICFFPVWKLPEDVSSRFNALFRTRENGHWRISLLMLKIFLQRI from the exons AGTTATAATCAGAGGAGACAAATCAGATCCTGCTGTTTTATGTACAGACACTCAGACTTATGAAATTAAAGAAGCAGGCACATCAGATTCTCTCCTGCTGTTTCCATCCCTTGTGTGGCCCAACAAAGCAGAGGCTAGCGACACTGGTGACAGAATAACAGTTGCTTCACAAGAG GTAGCAGGAATCTTCCACAACTATTTTGAGCTTCGTCTGTGTAAACCTAGACTCCAGAAACTGAGGTATCTACTGGAAGAAAATCTGTACACTGGGAAAGAATATGAAGcagacaatgttggtgtaaag TACACATTTCAAGACCTATTGAACACGATCCAGGCTAGTCCAAAAGAACTTGAAACAGCTCTACAAGAAATGCAGGCATGTTGTATAGATG ggtatTGGAGGATGCTAGGTTTTGATTACCAGTTCTCAGTGTTCAATCATATAGTAAACTTAGTTGATTCGAATTCCTGGCCCTCTGGTGGTATTCCATTACAACCTGTGCTCAACACCCTGGAAGATCTGTTCCCAAG GAAGATTGTAGAAGAGTGCTTTCACTGGTATACCCATCCTGTTGGACAGACAACACCTGAAG GATACGATCTATATCGTTGGAATGAAGACAAAATTTGTGCATTTCTTGGAGAGGTTATTTTAAGGCCTACGGGAAAA TTTAACTTGGAAGAATTCCTTTATGTCTGGCAAAGTACAGTTCCAGAAGGAATGAAAACTAACTTGAAACAGTTAGAA GGTATAGCCCTCACGGATCGATCTTCCAAACCTCAAACAATCTGTTTCTTCCCAGTGTGGAAACTTCCCGAGGATGTTTCTTCACG gtTTAACGCTCTCTTCAGAACTCGTGAAAATGGACATTGGAGGATATCACTCCTTATGTTAA agATCTTTCTACAGCGAATCTAA